From a single Fusobacterium ulcerans ATCC 49185 genomic region:
- a CDS encoding glutamine synthetase III — MKSMLETFGINYFSELDLKSRVPETIFKKFKSAQLGEGELPSEVADIIASTVKNWAIENGATHFTHWFQPLTDLTAEKHESFISVSSDGTILSQFSGKSLIKGEADTSSFPNGGLRSTFEARGYTAWDTTSPMFLKGDGLSKTLYIPTAFVGYNGEALDKKVPLLKSIKAIENQSLRIQKLLGDTETKHINVTLGVEQEYFLVDKKFWDRRLDLSLAGRTLFGNLPPKGQEMNDHYYGTIKERVEVFMAELDSELWKIGVIAKTKHNEVAPNQFELALMFASANVAVDQNHLTMDTIKKVANRHQLAALLHEKPFQGINGSGKHCNWSLSTDTGVNIFDPDTLTQDNLQFLLYTMAVVEGIDKHADILRASTATPGNDHRLGGHEAPPAVISIFLGDQLQQLLENIEDIDISSTEEGVIDIDIHIPKIAKDFSDRNRTSPFAFTGNKFEFRMPGSSASPSTPVFVLNTIVANVLKEYADLLSEDTSSKNINTSIIKLIKERYKKHKRIIFNGNGYEGSWIETAEELGLSNLKNTIEGLPVYIKEDTMALFERNGILTREELYSRFKIYCDRYNNQSNIEISTAVRMARNEIYPCVTKYINNISQMINNVRTALGEEKFIQYDKEHLVKVIGYKNSLKDTITKLNEGTKTAFSISDCYKKAVYYDTELIPVLNEMRTIVDELELLIEKSVWPIPTYFDLLFNL; from the coding sequence ATGAAAAGTATGCTAGAAACCTTTGGGATTAACTATTTTTCTGAACTAGACTTGAAAAGTAGGGTGCCTGAAACAATATTCAAAAAATTTAAATCTGCTCAACTTGGTGAGGGTGAACTGCCTTCAGAAGTCGCAGATATAATTGCATCTACTGTAAAAAACTGGGCCATTGAAAATGGTGCCACTCACTTTACCCACTGGTTCCAACCTCTCACTGACCTCACTGCTGAAAAACATGAATCCTTTATCTCTGTTTCTTCTGATGGAACTATTCTGTCTCAATTTTCTGGAAAATCTCTTATTAAAGGTGAAGCTGACACTTCTTCTTTCCCAAATGGCGGACTGCGTTCAACTTTTGAAGCTCGTGGTTATACTGCATGGGATACAACTTCTCCAATGTTCCTAAAAGGCGATGGTCTCTCTAAAACTCTTTATATCCCTACAGCCTTTGTTGGATACAATGGAGAAGCTCTTGACAAAAAAGTCCCTCTTCTCAAATCTATTAAAGCTATTGAAAATCAATCTCTAAGAATTCAAAAATTATTAGGTGACACTGAAACTAAACATATTAATGTTACTTTGGGAGTAGAACAAGAGTATTTTTTAGTTGATAAAAAATTCTGGGATAGACGCCTTGATCTATCTTTAGCCGGAAGAACACTTTTTGGTAATCTTCCTCCAAAAGGTCAAGAAATGAATGATCATTACTATGGAACTATAAAGGAGAGAGTAGAAGTTTTTATGGCTGAACTTGACAGTGAGCTTTGGAAAATTGGAGTGATAGCTAAAACAAAACACAATGAAGTTGCTCCTAATCAGTTTGAACTTGCTCTCATGTTTGCATCAGCAAATGTAGCTGTAGATCAAAACCATCTTACTATGGATACCATAAAGAAAGTAGCCAACAGACATCAACTGGCAGCCTTACTTCATGAAAAACCATTCCAAGGCATCAATGGCTCAGGTAAACACTGCAACTGGTCTCTTTCAACTGATACTGGAGTAAATATTTTTGATCCAGATACTTTAACACAAGATAACCTTCAGTTTCTTCTTTATACAATGGCAGTAGTTGAAGGAATTGACAAACATGCTGATATACTGAGAGCATCTACTGCTACTCCAGGAAATGACCATAGATTAGGCGGACATGAAGCTCCTCCAGCTGTCATTTCTATATTTCTAGGAGATCAATTGCAACAATTATTAGAAAATATAGAAGATATTGATATTTCTTCTACTGAAGAAGGAGTAATTGATATAGATATACATATTCCTAAAATAGCAAAAGATTTTTCAGATAGAAACAGAACTTCTCCTTTTGCATTTACAGGAAATAAATTTGAATTCAGAATGCCTGGTTCAAGTGCTTCTCCTTCAACTCCAGTATTTGTTTTAAATACTATTGTTGCAAATGTCTTGAAAGAGTATGCTGATTTATTATCAGAGGATACTTCATCAAAAAATATCAATACCTCTATTATTAAATTGATAAAAGAAAGATATAAAAAGCATAAAAGAATAATCTTCAATGGAAATGGTTATGAAGGTTCTTGGATAGAAACTGCTGAAGAACTTGGTCTTTCTAACTTGAAAAATACTATTGAAGGACTTCCAGTATATATCAAAGAAGATACTATGGCTTTATTTGAAAGAAATGGCATTCTTACTAGAGAAGAACTTTATTCAAGATTTAAAATCTACTGTGATAGATATAACAATCAATCAAACATTGAAATATCAACTGCTGTGAGAATGGCAAGAAATGAAATATATCCTTGTGTAACTAAATATATTAATAATATTTCTCAAATGATTAATAATGTAAGAACAGCACTTGGAGAAGAAAAATTTATTCAATATGACAAAGAACATCTTGTGAAAGTAATTGGTTATAAGAATAGTCTGAAAGATACTATTACTAAATTAAATGAAGGAACTAAAACAGCATTTTCTATTTCAGACTGCTATAAAAAAGCTGTCTACTATGATACTGAATTAATTCCAGTACTTAATGAAATGAGAACTATCGTAGATGAACTTGAATTACTTATAGAGAAATCTGTATGGCCTATTCCTACATATTTCGATCTATTATTTAATCTTTAA